The Devosia sp. MC521 genome has a segment encoding these proteins:
- a CDS encoding MoaD/ThiS family protein: MKILYFAWLRERLNRASDEVSPPAEVVTLNDLIAWLRANDEVLDHAMQNTKIFKLARDAKIAAWDTPIGDAKEIAILPPMTGG, encoded by the coding sequence ATGAAAATTCTCTACTTTGCTTGGCTGCGCGAGCGCCTCAATCGCGCCAGCGATGAGGTGTCTCCGCCTGCAGAGGTGGTGACACTCAACGATCTCATCGCTTGGCTCCGCGCCAATGACGAAGTGCTCGACCACGCTATGCAAAATACCAAAATTTTCAAACTCGCCCGCGATGCCAAAATAGCGGCTTGGGATACACCCATCGGCGATGCCAAAGAAATCGCCATCCTCCCGCCCATGACAGGCGGCTAA
- the lgt gene encoding prolipoprotein diacylglyceryl transferase translates to MPFPNIDPIAIAIGPIAIRWYALAYLFGVFLGAAYGYSLLKNTRLWHRGNPPFEAKDIWDFAFWAMLSIVIGGRVGYVLFYNWGYYSQNPLEMINTLDGGMSYHGGMAGLMIAAIFFTRSKGGNWLSSLDLLGAVATIGIFLGRVSNFINSELYGAPTNLPWGVVFPTDPMQVPRHPSQLYEALLEGLLLFIIIRIVTHIFYGLRKPGLVAGIFAIGYALARSFVEFIRLPDAQLGYLNGEWLTMGQLLSLPILLGGIALVVYALTRRQDPIRP, encoded by the coding sequence GTGCCCTTCCCCAATATCGACCCGATCGCCATTGCTATCGGCCCTATCGCTATCCGTTGGTATGCACTGGCCTATCTCTTTGGTGTTTTCCTAGGCGCGGCCTATGGCTATTCCCTGCTCAAGAACACGCGGCTCTGGCACCGCGGCAATCCCCCCTTTGAAGCCAAAGACATTTGGGATTTCGCCTTCTGGGCCATGCTGTCCATCGTTATCGGCGGCCGCGTTGGTTATGTGCTGTTCTACAACTGGGGATATTACAGCCAGAACCCGCTGGAGATGATCAACACGCTCGATGGCGGCATGTCCTACCACGGCGGCATGGCAGGCCTGATGATCGCTGCCATCTTCTTCACGCGCTCCAAAGGCGGCAATTGGCTGTCGAGCCTTGATCTCCTCGGCGCAGTGGCCACCATTGGTATTTTCCTTGGCCGCGTCTCCAACTTCATCAATTCCGAGCTTTATGGCGCACCCACCAATTTGCCCTGGGGCGTGGTCTTCCCGACCGACCCGATGCAAGTGCCCCGTCACCCAAGCCAGCTTTATGAAGCCCTGCTCGAAGGCCTCCTGCTCTTCATCATCATCCGCATCGTCACCCATATCTTTTATGGGCTGCGCAAGCCGGGCCTCGTCGCTGGCATTTTCGCCATTGGCTATGCGCTGGCGCGCTCCTTTGTCGAATTCATCCGCCTGCCGGATGCGCAATTGGGCTATCTCAACGGCGAATGGCTCACCATGGGCCAGCTTCTCAGCCTTCCCATTCTCCTCGGCGGCATCGCTCTGGTGGTCTACGCGCTGACCCGGCGCCAAGACCCCATCCGCCCATAA
- a CDS encoding accessory factor UbiK family protein, with the protein MNQNNKLFDGLGRVMNEAAGVADGVRREVETVVKTQAQRIVNDMDLVKREDFDALRELVQVQGEEIDALRKELAELRGKSA; encoded by the coding sequence ATGAACCAGAACAACAAGCTATTCGACGGGCTGGGTCGTGTGATGAACGAAGCTGCTGGCGTCGCTGACGGCGTTCGCCGCGAGGTCGAAACCGTGGTGAAGACCCAAGCTCAGCGCATCGTCAATGATATGGACCTGGTGAAGCGCGAAGATTTCGACGCGCTGCGCGAGCTGGTTCAGGTGCAGGGCGAAGAAATTGACGCTCTGCGCAAGGAACTGGCTGAGTTGCGCGGTAAGTCCGCTTAA
- a CDS encoding molybdenum cofactor biosynthesis protein MoaE produces MIRVTTEAFDQGAEANAFIGRHTEAGALVTFTGLVRSLPSDPISALILECYEELALNQLTAIRDAAITRFALTDAAIIHRYGRLVPGETIMMVMTLAPHRQAAFDGAQFLMDYLKTDAPFWKQEETASGLRWVDAKSTDDTARDRWQG; encoded by the coding sequence ATGATCCGCGTCACCACCGAAGCCTTCGATCAAGGCGCAGAGGCAAATGCCTTCATTGGCCGACACACTGAGGCGGGCGCACTCGTCACCTTCACCGGCCTTGTTCGCTCTCTGCCGTCAGACCCGATCTCGGCCCTGATCCTAGAGTGCTACGAGGAACTGGCCCTCAACCAACTTACCGCCATTCGTGACGCAGCGATCACTCGCTTCGCCCTCACCGACGCGGCCATCATCCATCGCTACGGACGCCTGGTTCCGGGCGAAACCATCATGATGGTCATGACGCTCGCGCCCCACCGTCAGGCCGCCTTCGATGGCGCGCAATTTTTGATGGACTACCTCAAAACCGACGCGCCCTTTTGGAAACAGGAAGAAACCGCGTCGGGCCTGCGCTGGGTCGACGCCAAATCAACCGACGACACCGCGCGCGATCGCTGGCAGGGCTAA
- the proC gene encoding pyrroline-5-carboxylate reductase: MTNLQNLGPVMLVGAGKMGLALAEGWLGAGFPASNLVLVDPNPSEQALALAADNGIVVNKEAFGLQPNVLVLAVKPQVIGPVMDSLAPVIGSHTLVLSIAAGISIEKLSAGLGTDRVVRTMPNTPAQLGKGVTGAVAGSGASVEDRAAADALLAAAGMVLWFDKEGDLDIVTAVSGSGPAYVFNMVEAMAAAGVAQGLPEHIAMKLARQTVIGSAALMEADPAPASVLRQNVTSPNGTTFAALNVLMADDGLTPLMERAVGAAKLRSEELGRG; this comes from the coding sequence ATGACGAATTTGCAAAATTTGGGTCCGGTCATGCTGGTTGGTGCCGGCAAGATGGGCTTGGCACTGGCGGAAGGCTGGCTCGGGGCTGGATTTCCGGCGTCGAACCTGGTGTTGGTTGATCCCAACCCCAGCGAGCAAGCGCTGGCTTTGGCGGCGGACAATGGCATTGTCGTCAATAAAGAAGCCTTTGGTCTTCAGCCAAATGTGTTGGTTCTGGCGGTTAAACCGCAAGTGATCGGGCCCGTGATGGACAGCCTCGCGCCCGTGATTGGTTCACATACGCTGGTTCTCTCCATTGCCGCCGGTATTTCGATTGAAAAGCTGTCGGCGGGTTTGGGGACAGACCGTGTGGTGCGCACTATGCCCAATACCCCGGCTCAGTTGGGCAAGGGTGTGACGGGCGCAGTCGCAGGGTCGGGCGCTTCCGTTGAGGATCGCGCTGCGGCTGATGCGCTGTTGGCGGCTGCAGGCATGGTCCTGTGGTTCGACAAGGAAGGCGACCTCGACATCGTTACCGCGGTTTCGGGTTCAGGCCCGGCCTATGTGTTCAATATGGTTGAGGCTATGGCGGCAGCTGGTGTGGCGCAGGGGCTTCCTGAGCACATCGCCATGAAACTGGCGCGCCAGACGGTGATTGGTTCGGCAGCGTTGATGGAGGCCGACCCGGCACCGGCCAGCGTGTTGCGCCAGAACGTGACCTCGCCGAACGGCACCACTTTTGCGGCGCTCAATGTGCTGATGGCCGACGACGGTCTGACGCCGCTGATGGAGCGGGCCGTGGGAGCGGCAAAGCTGCGCAGCGAAGAGCTGGGCCGCGGCTAA
- a CDS encoding branched-chain amino acid aminotransferase, with translation MAGVPMDQREGWIWFDGELKPWKDAKIHVLTHGLHYASSVFEGERCYGGEIFKSAEHTERLIRSAATLDMQLPYSAEEIEAAKRLVLDKNGLTDAYLRPVVWRGSEELSVPARNNKVHVAIAAWVWPSYFSTEEKLKGIRLEWSKWRRPDPATIPHTAKAAGLYMICTLSKDAAMANGYADALMLDYRGYVAEATGANVFFIKGKNIVTPTPDCILNGITRQTVIQLAKDAGYTVTERHMQPEELAEFDECFLTGTAAEVTPVSEVGEYRFTPGNGCRELIELYTAASHPAKAAAAE, from the coding sequence ATGGCAGGCGTGCCAATGGACCAGCGCGAAGGCTGGATCTGGTTTGACGGCGAACTCAAGCCTTGGAAGGACGCAAAGATTCACGTGCTGACGCACGGGCTTCATTACGCGAGCTCGGTGTTTGAAGGCGAGCGTTGCTACGGCGGCGAAATCTTCAAGTCTGCAGAGCATACTGAGCGTCTTATCCGTTCGGCAGCAACGCTCGATATGCAGCTGCCATACTCGGCAGAAGAAATTGAAGCAGCTAAGCGCCTCGTTCTTGACAAGAACGGCCTGACCGACGCGTATCTGCGTCCAGTTGTCTGGCGCGGCTCTGAGGAACTTTCGGTTCCAGCGCGCAACAACAAGGTCCACGTCGCAATCGCGGCTTGGGTTTGGCCGAGCTATTTCTCGACCGAAGAAAAGCTCAAGGGCATTCGCCTTGAGTGGTCGAAGTGGCGCCGTCCTGATCCCGCAACCATTCCACACACGGCTAAGGCCGCTGGCCTCTACATGATCTGCACCCTCTCGAAGGATGCGGCCATGGCCAATGGTTATGCTGACGCGCTGATGCTGGACTATCGCGGTTATGTCGCTGAAGCGACCGGCGCGAACGTGTTCTTCATCAAGGGCAAGAACATCGTCACCCCGACACCGGATTGCATTCTGAACGGCATTACACGTCAGACCGTTATCCAGCTCGCCAAGGACGCAGGTTACACTGTCACCGAACGTCATATGCAGCCGGAAGAACTGGCTGAGTTTGACGAGTGCTTCCTCACCGGTACGGCTGCAGAAGTGACCCCGGTTTCGGAAGTTGGCGAATATCGCTTTACCCCGGGCAATGGCTGCCGTGAGCTGATCGAGCTCTACACTGCTGCTAGCCACCCGGCCAAGGCTGCTGCTGCTGAATAA
- a CDS encoding SDR family oxidoreductase produces the protein MSNTPAASLSQNPVALVTGANDRIGACLAKTLAASGYAVIVHYRSDPEGANRVKSEIVAAGGRAEVLQANLADRAQRSHVIAKAGEPFGPLTLLINNASIFERDSIFDVSEELWDKHFAIHAEVPVFLSRDFAAQLPAGTSGNIINILDERVLHPTPGYFSYYLSKAVLWTATQTMAQSLAPAIRVNAIGPGPVLPNARQTQAEFEESLLRLPLHTSAGPQEIAEGVLAILSMRSYTGQMLALDGGEHLSYLPESGLTRRK, from the coding sequence ATGTCAAACACACCCGCTGCTTCGCTCTCGCAAAATCCCGTCGCCTTGGTCACCGGTGCCAATGATCGCATTGGCGCGTGTCTGGCCAAAACACTCGCCGCGTCAGGCTATGCCGTCATCGTGCATTACCGTTCTGATCCGGAGGGAGCCAATCGAGTTAAGTCGGAGATTGTCGCCGCCGGCGGTCGTGCCGAAGTTCTGCAGGCCAATCTCGCCGATCGCGCTCAGCGCAGCCATGTGATCGCCAAGGCAGGCGAACCCTTTGGCCCGCTGACCTTGCTCATCAACAACGCATCGATTTTCGAACGCGATAGTATTTTCGACGTGTCTGAAGAGCTTTGGGACAAGCATTTCGCCATCCACGCCGAAGTGCCCGTCTTTCTCTCGCGCGACTTTGCCGCCCAACTGCCCGCCGGGACATCGGGCAATATCATCAACATTCTTGATGAGCGCGTGCTCCACCCGACCCCGGGCTATTTCAGCTATTACCTCTCCAAAGCGGTTCTCTGGACGGCCACGCAGACCATGGCGCAAAGCTTGGCTCCCGCCATTCGCGTCAACGCCATCGGCCCCGGCCCCGTCCTCCCTAATGCCCGCCAGACACAAGCCGAGTTTGAAGAATCGCTCTTGCGCCTTCCCCTTCACACCAGCGCTGGCCCCCAAGAAATCGCTGAAGGGGTGCTCGCGATCCTCTCGATGCGCTCCTACACCGGTCAAATGCTGGCTCTCGATGGCGGCGAACACTTAAGCTACCTGCCCGAAAGTGGGCTCACGCGACGCAAATGA
- the pgsA gene encoding CDP-diacylglycerol--glycerol-3-phosphate 3-phosphatidyltransferase has translation MAQNPLFLVPNIITIARILAIIPIVALVMSGDPTLRWVALVLYVVAAASDWLDGYLARAWNQYSDLGRMLDPIADKLLVNILIAALAWDGSLSGLDMIPAIAIIFRETFIPGLREFLGNTAVVLPVSQLAKWKTTIQLVALAAVLFAGNVPQAEIVASLLLWAAGVITLLTGWNYLRASWPHLSGIGRK, from the coding sequence ATGGCACAGAACCCGCTCTTCCTCGTCCCCAACATCATCACCATTGCCCGCATTCTGGCGATCATTCCCATTGTTGCGCTGGTGATGAGCGGCGACCCGACGCTCCGCTGGGTGGCCCTTGTCCTTTATGTCGTTGCCGCCGCCAGCGATTGGCTGGACGGCTATCTGGCCCGCGCGTGGAACCAGTATTCCGACCTTGGCCGCATGCTCGACCCCATTGCCGACAAGCTCTTGGTCAATATCCTCATTGCAGCTCTGGCATGGGACGGCAGCCTCAGCGGCCTCGACATGATCCCGGCCATTGCCATCATTTTCCGCGAAACCTTCATTCCGGGTCTGCGCGAGTTCTTGGGCAATACCGCCGTCGTCCTGCCCGTCAGCCAGCTCGCCAAATGGAAAACGACGATACAGCTCGTCGCCCTCGCAGCCGTTCTGTTCGCAGGAAACGTTCCGCAAGCTGAAATCGTCGCCAGCCTTCTCCTCTGGGCCGCAGGCGTCATCACGCTCCTCACCGGCTGGAATTATCTGCGCGCCTCCTGGCCGCATCTTTCCGGCATCGGCAGAAAATGA
- a CDS encoding YbjN domain-containing protein — MSLIEFEPDRMSHPVDLVEHIASINDWTFERQDADEISISVRGGWSDYHVSFNWMQDLESLHIACAFDLKVPEARRAEIKQLISLINEQLWIGHFDAWHKEGVVLFRNSHLLTGGADVSPQQCEALLRSASESCDLYYQAFQFVVWAGKSAADALSHVMFETVGEA, encoded by the coding sequence ATGTCTCTGATTGAATTCGAGCCCGATCGGATGTCCCACCCGGTGGACCTAGTCGAGCACATCGCTTCGATCAACGACTGGACGTTTGAACGTCAGGACGCGGACGAGATTTCTATTTCAGTACGCGGAGGGTGGAGCGACTATCATGTGTCGTTCAACTGGATGCAGGATCTGGAAAGTCTGCACATTGCCTGTGCCTTTGACTTGAAAGTTCCCGAAGCGCGGCGCGCTGAAATCAAACAACTGATCAGCCTCATCAACGAACAACTTTGGATTGGCCACTTCGACGCTTGGCACAAGGAAGGCGTCGTCTTGTTCCGGAATTCGCACCTGCTCACCGGTGGCGCGGATGTGTCGCCCCAGCAGTGTGAAGCGCTGCTTCGTTCGGCCAGCGAATCCTGCGATCTGTATTATCAGGCGTTCCAGTTCGTCGTGTGGGCTGGCAAATCAGCCGCAGACGCTCTGAGCCATGTGATGTTTGAGACGGTAGGCGAAGCCTGA
- a CDS encoding MarR family transcriptional regulator, with protein MPADANNVNKADINSATLEHADLPLDIMGLFFFAYRDFTADADAVLERQEFGRAHHRVLYFVNLRPGMSVADLLDILKITKQSLARVLRQLVDNGYIEQRTGQSDRRQRLLYATDKGREFFAVLSSTQASRIKSSIAALPPDAADIVRKFLVGMVDTEDHRKLDQLSLTTKLK; from the coding sequence ATGCCTGCGGACGCAAACAATGTCAACAAGGCTGACATAAATTCAGCAACGCTGGAGCATGCTGACCTGCCGCTCGACATCATGGGGCTTTTCTTTTTTGCCTACAGGGACTTCACTGCCGACGCGGATGCGGTCTTGGAGCGTCAGGAATTCGGCCGCGCTCACCACCGCGTGCTTTATTTTGTAAATTTACGTCCAGGCATGTCGGTAGCCGATCTTCTCGACATCTTGAAAATCACCAAGCAGAGTCTCGCCCGCGTGCTGCGACAACTGGTGGATAACGGTTATATCGAGCAACGCACCGGACAATCGGATCGTCGCCAACGCCTGCTTTACGCCACGGACAAGGGCCGCGAGTTTTTCGCAGTGCTGTCTTCGACTCAGGCGAGCCGCATTAAATCCTCTATCGCGGCCCTCCCCCCTGACGCTGCCGACATCGTCCGTAAGTTTCTCGTTGGCATGGTCGACACCGAAGATCACCGTAAGCTCGACCAGCTCAGCCTCACGACAAAACTCAAGTAA
- the uvrC gene encoding excinuclease ABC subunit UvrC — MSTDQTPQAGPEVIKAFVRTLPSAPGVYRMLDAEGAVMYVGKARSLKSRVTNYTRPEALPVRLQRMIAATVSMEFVRTETESEALLLEANMVKRLRPRYNVLLRDDKSFPYIMIATDHEAPELTKHRGARRRKGHYFGPFASASAVNRTIASLQRAFLLRNCSDSFYAGRTRPCLQYQIKRCAGPCTREISLEGYAGLVEDARLFLTGKSRAVQDHLQKDMAQAAEDLDFERAAVIRDRLSALALIQSQGDSTAQSVEEADVFAIHHEGGQFCVQVFFFRAFQNWGNYPYRPKADITLTDEEVLESFLIQFYEDRPPPRLILLSHNLAETELLEEALATRAGRKVRIEVPQRGEKKDLVNHALQNAKEALSRQLAEGASNRSLLEGVAEAFGLERVPRRIETYDNSHISGTNQVGAMVVAGEDGFSKKHYRTFNIKSDIAPGDDFGMMREVLTRRFSRLAVESETDAEDDATGMPDWPDVVFIDGGAGQLNAVKEVIATLNLPKEVTFIGIAKGEDRDAGREKFHMEGREAFMLPHRDPVLYYVQRIRDEAHRFAIGTHRAKRKKDQIKNPLDEIDGIGPTRKRALLNHFGSAKAVSRASLADLQAVPTISAAIAQLVYDHFNQA; from the coding sequence ATGAGCACCGACCAGACACCTCAGGCGGGCCCGGAAGTCATCAAGGCTTTCGTGCGCACGCTACCTTCTGCACCCGGCGTCTATCGCATGCTCGATGCCGAAGGCGCCGTCATGTATGTGGGCAAAGCGCGCTCGCTAAAGTCGCGCGTCACCAATTACACGCGGCCTGAGGCCCTGCCCGTTCGTCTGCAGCGCATGATCGCCGCGACCGTCAGCATGGAGTTCGTCCGCACCGAAACCGAGTCTGAGGCCCTTCTGCTTGAAGCCAATATGGTCAAGCGCCTGCGCCCTCGGTACAACGTGCTGCTGCGCGACGATAAAAGCTTCCCCTACATCATGATCGCCACCGATCACGAAGCGCCCGAGCTCACCAAACACCGCGGGGCCAGACGCCGGAAGGGGCACTACTTTGGCCCATTTGCCTCGGCCAGCGCTGTTAACCGCACCATAGCCAGTCTTCAGCGCGCCTTTTTGCTGCGCAATTGCTCTGACAGTTTTTACGCCGGGCGCACACGTCCGTGCCTGCAATACCAAATCAAGCGCTGCGCCGGTCCCTGCACTCGTGAAATCAGCCTTGAGGGCTATGCCGGCCTCGTTGAGGACGCGCGCCTTTTTCTCACCGGCAAGTCACGCGCCGTGCAGGACCACTTGCAAAAAGACATGGCGCAAGCCGCCGAAGACCTCGATTTTGAGCGCGCCGCCGTCATCCGCGACCGCTTATCGGCCTTGGCCCTTATCCAGTCGCAGGGCGACTCGACGGCGCAATCGGTCGAAGAAGCTGACGTCTTTGCCATCCACCATGAAGGTGGCCAGTTCTGCGTGCAGGTGTTCTTCTTCCGCGCATTCCAAAACTGGGGCAATTATCCTTACCGCCCCAAGGCCGACATCACCCTCACGGACGAGGAAGTGTTGGAGAGCTTCCTCATCCAATTCTACGAGGACCGCCCGCCGCCGCGACTGATCCTGCTCAGCCACAATTTGGCCGAAACAGAACTGCTCGAAGAAGCTCTCGCCACGCGTGCGGGCCGCAAGGTTCGTATCGAAGTGCCGCAGCGCGGCGAGAAAAAAGATCTCGTCAATCACGCGCTGCAAAACGCCAAGGAAGCCCTCAGCCGTCAACTTGCCGAGGGTGCCTCAAACCGCAGCCTGCTCGAAGGCGTGGCTGAAGCCTTTGGTCTTGAGCGCGTGCCTCGCCGCATCGAAACCTATGACAATTCCCATATTTCGGGCACCAATCAGGTGGGTGCTATGGTGGTTGCGGGTGAAGACGGCTTTTCCAAAAAGCACTATCGCACCTTCAACATCAAATCCGACATCGCGCCGGGCGACGACTTTGGCATGATGCGCGAAGTGCTCACCCGCCGCTTCTCTCGGCTCGCTGTTGAAAGTGAAACAGACGCTGAAGACGATGCCACTGGCATGCCAGATTGGCCCGATGTGGTCTTCATCGACGGTGGTGCAGGCCAGCTGAACGCCGTCAAGGAAGTGATCGCTACGCTCAACCTGCCCAAGGAAGTGACCTTCATTGGCATCGCCAAGGGCGAAGACCGCGACGCCGGGCGCGAAAAATTCCACATGGAAGGTCGCGAGGCTTTCATGCTGCCCCACCGCGATCCGGTCCTCTACTATGTGCAGCGTATCCGCGACGAAGCCCACCGCTTCGCCATCGGGACTCACCGCGCCAAGCGCAAGAAAGATCAGATCAAAAATCCGCTCGACGAAATCGACGGAATTGGTCCCACCCGCAAGCGTGCCTTGCTCAATCATTTCGGCTCGGCCAAGGCAGTTTCCCGCGCATCGCTTGCAGATTTACAAGCCGTTCCAACGATTTCTGCCGCCATCGCCCAGCTGGTTTACGACCATTTCAACCAGGCCTAG
- a CDS encoding DMT family transporter, producing MTISADFSRTDQIGRGIFLTIFCVLVFGVQDALFKLMVQDYSPFQVAMMRYWGFALFALWLVSRQAPLRKAFQSKTPKWQIARGVFLIADIWCFAFGLVSVGIAEAQAIASIYPLLVTLIAIPVLGEKVGPFRFFAVGAGLIGTLIIVRPGMVPVGTGTMFLLASAALYAVYIVITRKVTRVDSASTSMLYTAVVGLVLSSAVGVFFWQPMGWWHLAIIVTIMGTTIAGHGLMTYALKLAPASVIQPFNYLAIPWAICIGYFVFGEHIDPLTLVGAAIVVGAGLVVMARESMKRS from the coding sequence ATGACCATTTCTGCAGACTTTTCGCGTACCGATCAGATCGGGCGCGGCATCTTCCTGACGATCTTCTGCGTTTTGGTTTTTGGGGTTCAAGACGCGCTCTTCAAGCTGATGGTGCAGGACTATTCGCCCTTCCAAGTGGCTATGATGCGCTATTGGGGCTTTGCCTTATTTGCGCTGTGGCTGGTGTCGCGGCAGGCGCCGCTGCGCAAAGCTTTCCAATCGAAAACGCCGAAATGGCAGATTGCGCGCGGCGTGTTTCTTATCGCCGATATCTGGTGCTTTGCGTTCGGGTTGGTTTCCGTTGGGATTGCCGAAGCGCAGGCGATTGCGTCCATATACCCGCTGCTGGTGACGCTGATTGCGATCCCGGTTTTGGGTGAAAAAGTTGGTCCATTCCGCTTTTTCGCCGTGGGCGCGGGGTTGATTGGGACTTTGATCATTGTGCGTCCGGGCATGGTTCCGGTCGGCACGGGTACGATGTTCCTCTTGGCCAGTGCCGCGCTCTATGCGGTGTATATCGTCATCACCCGCAAGGTGACGCGCGTCGATAGTGCGTCGACCTCTATGCTTTACACAGCGGTGGTTGGCTTGGTGCTATCGAGTGCCGTCGGGGTGTTTTTTTGGCAACCGATGGGATGGTGGCATCTGGCCATTATCGTGACGATCATGGGCACGACGATCGCCGGGCACGGGCTGATGACCTATGCGCTCAAGCTGGCTCCGGCGAGTGTCATTCAGCCGTTCAATTATCTGGCGATCCCGTGGGCGATCTGCATTGGATATTTCGTTTTTGGCGAGCACATTGATCCGTTGACCCTCGTCGGCGCGGCCATAGTTGTGGGGGCCGGACTGGTGGTGATGGCGCGTGAGAGCATGAAGCGGTCTTGA
- a CDS encoding 3-deoxy-7-phosphoheptulonate synthase: MLKSTDDLRITNIQPLTTPIEVMRQHPRTDAATRTVLAARHDFHNILTGQDDRLAVVVGPCSIHDPKAAIEYAKLLAPLREKLGDRLEIIMRVYFEKPRTTVGWKGLINDPDLDGSFNINQGLHTARALLLEVNNLGLPAACEFLDMTTPQYIADLVSWAAIGARTTESQIHRELSSGLSCPVGFKNGTDGNVKIALDAVLSASQPHHFLAVTKDGRSAIAATAGNEDCHIILRGGKTTNYDADSVNAAAELAKKNGVNPAIMIDASHANSSKKPENQPLVLGEIGTQVASGDKRIIGVMIESNLVAGRQDLVEGQDLVYGQSITDGCIDWATTVTTLEALAESVTQRRAINSQAVA; the protein is encoded by the coding sequence ATGCTTAAATCGACTGACGACCTTCGCATCACCAATATCCAGCCGCTGACCACCCCAATTGAGGTTATGCGCCAGCATCCGCGCACCGACGCGGCCACGCGCACCGTTCTCGCGGCCCGTCACGACTTCCACAACATCCTGACCGGTCAAGACGACCGTTTGGCTGTTGTTGTTGGCCCCTGCTCGATCCATGATCCCAAGGCCGCGATTGAATACGCAAAGCTGCTCGCTCCTCTGCGTGAGAAGCTCGGCGATCGTCTCGAAATCATCATGCGTGTCTATTTCGAAAAGCCGCGTACCACTGTGGGCTGGAAGGGTCTGATCAACGATCCAGACCTCGACGGTAGCTTCAACATCAATCAGGGCCTGCACACCGCCCGCGCGCTGCTTCTCGAAGTAAACAACCTCGGCCTGCCCGCCGCTTGCGAATTCCTCGACATGACCACCCCGCAATACATTGCGGACCTGGTGTCCTGGGCTGCAATCGGTGCACGCACCACAGAAAGCCAGATCCACCGCGAACTGTCGTCCGGCCTCTCCTGCCCCGTCGGCTTCAAGAACGGCACCGATGGTAACGTCAAGATCGCGCTCGACGCTGTGCTCTCCGCCTCCCAGCCACACCATTTCCTGGCCGTGACCAAGGACGGCCGTTCCGCCATCGCAGCAACTGCTGGCAACGAAGACTGCCACATCATTCTACGCGGCGGCAAAACCACCAATTACGATGCTGACAGCGTCAACGCTGCCGCAGAGCTGGCTAAGAAGAACGGCGTCAACCCGGCGATCATGATCGACGCGAGCCACGCCAATTCCTCTAAGAAGCCAGAAAACCAGCCACTGGTTCTCGGCGAGATCGGCACGCAGGTCGCCTCCGGCGACAAGCGCATCATCGGTGTGATGATCGAGTCCAACCTCGTCGCTGGCCGTCAGGATTTGGTTGAAGGTCAGGACCTCGTCTACGGCCAGTCGATCACCGACGGCTGCATTGATTGGGCAACCACCGTCACCACCCTCGAAGCACTGGCCGAATCCGTCACCCAGCGCCGCGCCATCAACTCCCAAGCCGTGGCATAA